From one Triticum aestivum cultivar Chinese Spring chromosome 4B, IWGSC CS RefSeq v2.1, whole genome shotgun sequence genomic stretch:
- the LOC123092280 gene encoding peroxidase 2 isoform X1, which translates to MARLPPFLLLLAATCAAVANAQLSENYYGSSCPAALLTVRTTVATAVLLDRRMGASLLRLYFHDCFVQGCDASVLLDDTPSFTGEKGAGPNAGSLRGFEVIDRIKLLLELICPRTVSCADILAVAAHDAVVDVTISTTCFVGLPAQLGGPSWTVLLGRRDATTASASLANSDLPGPNSNLNDLLAAFSKKGLSSTDMVALSGGHTIGRAQCQNYRNRIYADTDIDGTFTASLRGDCPQGGGNDGNLAPLDASSPDYFDNSYFSGLLSHRGLLHSDQALYDGGSTDGLVSSYASNNDQFGSDFAAAMVKLGNLGVLTGAYGEIRVNCRAVN; encoded by the exons ATGGCTCGTCTCCCACCTTTTCTCTTGCTCCTCGCAGCAACTTGTGCGGCGGTAGCGAACGCGCAGCTGTCGGAGAACTACTACGGTTCTTCTTGCCCCGCGGCGCTTCTCACCGTCAGGACAACCGTGGCGACGGCGGTGCTGCTCGACCGCCGCATGGGCGCCTCCCTTCTCCGGCTATACTTCCACGACTGCTTTGTGCAA GGGTGCGACGCGTCGGTGCTGCTGGACGACACGCCCAGCTTCACCGGCGAAAAGGGGGCGGGGCCGAACGCAGGGTCGCTGCGCGGCTTCGAGGTGATTGACAGGATCAAACTGCTGCTGGAGCTGATTTGCCCGCGGACCGTCTCTTGCGCCGACATCCTCGCCGTCGCTGCCCACGACGCCGTCGTCGAC GTGACAATCAGTACTACGTGCTTTGTTGGGCTTCCTGCGCAGCTAGGGGGGCCATCATGGACGGTTCTACTTGGGAGGAGGGACGCCACCACCGCAAGTGCGTCCTTGGCCAACAGTGACCTCCCCGGCCCCAACTCCAACCTTAATGATCTCCTCGCCGCTTTCTCCAAGAAGGGATTAAGCAGCACCGACATGGTTGCTCTCTCAG GGGGGCACACCATCGGCCGGGCGCAATGCCAGAATTACCGAAACCGGATCTACGCCGACACCGACATCGACGGGACCTTCACGGCGTCGCTGCGAGGCGACTGCCCACAGGGTGGTGGCAACGACGGCAACCTCGCGCCTCTCGACGCGTCCTCGCCCGACTACTTCGACAACAGCTACTTCTCCGGCCTCCTCAGCCATCGGGGGCTGCTCCACTCCGACCAGGCGCTGTACGACGGCGGCTCCACGGACGGTCTGGTTAGCAGCTACGCGTCCAACAATGATCAGTTCGGCAGCGACTTCGCGGCCGCGATGGTGAAGCTGGGCAATCTCGGTGTGCTCACGGGGGCGTACGGTGAAATCAGGGTCAACTGCCGGGCGGTAAACTGA
- the LOC123092280 gene encoding peroxidase 2 isoform X2, whose translation MARLPPFLLLLAATCAAVANAQLSENYYGSSCPAALLTVRTTVATAVLLDRRMGASLLRLYFHDCFVQGCDASVLLDDTPSFTGEKGAGPNAGSLRGFEVIDRIKLLLELICPRTVSCADILAVAAHDAVVDLGGPSWTVLLGRRDATTASASLANSDLPGPNSNLNDLLAAFSKKGLSSTDMVALSGGHTIGRAQCQNYRNRIYADTDIDGTFTASLRGDCPQGGGNDGNLAPLDASSPDYFDNSYFSGLLSHRGLLHSDQALYDGGSTDGLVSSYASNNDQFGSDFAAAMVKLGNLGVLTGAYGEIRVNCRAVN comes from the exons ATGGCTCGTCTCCCACCTTTTCTCTTGCTCCTCGCAGCAACTTGTGCGGCGGTAGCGAACGCGCAGCTGTCGGAGAACTACTACGGTTCTTCTTGCCCCGCGGCGCTTCTCACCGTCAGGACAACCGTGGCGACGGCGGTGCTGCTCGACCGCCGCATGGGCGCCTCCCTTCTCCGGCTATACTTCCACGACTGCTTTGTGCAA GGGTGCGACGCGTCGGTGCTGCTGGACGACACGCCCAGCTTCACCGGCGAAAAGGGGGCGGGGCCGAACGCAGGGTCGCTGCGCGGCTTCGAGGTGATTGACAGGATCAAACTGCTGCTGGAGCTGATTTGCCCGCGGACCGTCTCTTGCGCCGACATCCTCGCCGTCGCTGCCCACGACGCCGTCGTCGAC CTAGGGGGGCCATCATGGACGGTTCTACTTGGGAGGAGGGACGCCACCACCGCAAGTGCGTCCTTGGCCAACAGTGACCTCCCCGGCCCCAACTCCAACCTTAATGATCTCCTCGCCGCTTTCTCCAAGAAGGGATTAAGCAGCACCGACATGGTTGCTCTCTCAG GGGGGCACACCATCGGCCGGGCGCAATGCCAGAATTACCGAAACCGGATCTACGCCGACACCGACATCGACGGGACCTTCACGGCGTCGCTGCGAGGCGACTGCCCACAGGGTGGTGGCAACGACGGCAACCTCGCGCCTCTCGACGCGTCCTCGCCCGACTACTTCGACAACAGCTACTTCTCCGGCCTCCTCAGCCATCGGGGGCTGCTCCACTCCGACCAGGCGCTGTACGACGGCGGCTCCACGGACGGTCTGGTTAGCAGCTACGCGTCCAACAATGATCAGTTCGGCAGCGACTTCGCGGCCGCGATGGTGAAGCTGGGCAATCTCGGTGTGCTCACGGGGGCGTACGGTGAAATCAGGGTCAACTGCCGGGCGGTAAACTGA